From Phormidium ambiguum IAM M-71, one genomic window encodes:
- a CDS encoding HEAT repeat domain-containing protein, translating to MKEIQTLIAQLASSDIEERFLAARALVRYGSDAEAAIPALIEALTDPSLPVRDSVVWALGAIGEAAIAPLANTSGEGEFATRKQALWALARYTSFAQKKIAIFLEALWDDNTCIRQTAASAISTLGKRIGMKANGSLDLLDDDEQKVLPKLLETLRRIHQDDRLNDPLYTEQALNSIESIR from the coding sequence ATGAAAGAGATTCAGACACTAATTGCACAACTTGCTTCAAGCGACATTGAAGAACGTTTCTTGGCAGCTAGAGCTTTAGTACGATATGGTTCAGATGCAGAAGCGGCAATTCCAGCACTGATTGAAGCACTCACAGATCCAAGTTTGCCAGTTCGAGATTCTGTTGTTTGGGCTCTCGGTGCAATTGGAGAAGCAGCCATTGCGCCACTTGCTAATACATCTGGTGAAGGGGAATTTGCTACTCGCAAACAGGCACTATGGGCTCTAGCGAGGTACACTAGCTTTGCACAAAAGAAAATAGCCATCTTCCTTGAAGCTCTTTGGGACGATAATACTTGCATTCGACAAACAGCAGCATCTGCTATAAGTACGCTGGGTAAAAGGATTGGGATGAAGGCGAATGGTAGCCTAGATTTGCTGGATGACGATGAACAGAAGGTACTCCCAAAATTATTGGAGACTTTGCGGAGGATTCATCAGGACGATCGGTTAAACGATCCACTATATACAGAACAAGCACTCAATTCGATCGAATCTATTAGGTGA
- the nthA gene encoding nitrile hydratase subunit alpha yields MNERFSYRGDREAYNAAKVKALESLLIEKGIISSETVNKVLGFFETDFGPFNGAKLVAKAWVDPEFKARLLADTPAAIAQMDFPPGMAGAEGEYMKVVENTPKVHNLIVCTLCSCYPWPMLGLPPYWYKDPTFRSRAVKEPRKVLQEFGLELDESKEVRVWDSSAQIRWFVLPERPVGTEDMSEAELAALVTPEAMMGVAQVKVPA; encoded by the coding sequence GTGAATGAACGTTTTAGTTACAGAGGCGATCGGGAAGCTTATAATGCTGCTAAAGTTAAAGCTTTAGAGTCATTACTAATAGAAAAAGGCATCATTAGCAGTGAAACTGTTAATAAAGTATTGGGTTTCTTTGAAACGGATTTCGGTCCCTTTAATGGTGCAAAATTAGTTGCTAAAGCATGGGTCGATCCAGAATTTAAAGCTCGTCTACTTGCCGATACACCAGCAGCGATCGCACAGATGGACTTCCCGCCAGGAATGGCTGGAGCCGAAGGGGAATATATGAAAGTGGTAGAAAACACCCCCAAAGTTCATAACTTAATTGTTTGTACTCTTTGTTCTTGCTATCCTTGGCCTATGCTGGGATTGCCGCCTTACTGGTACAAAGACCCAACTTTTCGTTCCCGTGCTGTGAAAGAACCGCGTAAAGTTCTTCAGGAATTTGGGCTGGAATTAGATGAATCAAAAGAAGTGCGGGTTTGGGATAGTAGCGCTCAGATTCGTTGGTTTGTGCTTCCAGAACGTCCGGTTGGAACAGAAGATATGAGTGAAGCAGAACTCGCCGCCTTGGTGACTCCAGAAGCGATGATGGGTGTTGCCCAAGTCAAAGTTCCTGCTTAG
- a CDS encoding DNA polymerase beta superfamily protein, which yields MDTINAQLLSIAQNQPYPLLFATVSGSHLYGFPSADSDYDLRGVHILRLPDVIGLITGEETVECSQIQNDLQLDLVTHDIKKFFGLLLKKNGYVLEQLYSPLIVYTTPEHEELKQIAQGCITRFHVHHYQGFAQTQWRLFQKEQPPRVKPLLYVYRVLLTGIYLMQTGEVQANLVTLNQHFQLPQIPDLIACKLAGVEKSALTDSDLAFHQQEYQRLFQELEEASNNSYLPDTPSAKDALHDLLVRVRLAKEIPSGEQRN from the coding sequence ATGGATACAATTAACGCGCAACTATTATCGATCGCTCAAAATCAACCCTACCCCCTATTGTTCGCTACAGTTAGTGGTTCGCATTTGTATGGTTTTCCTTCGGCTGATTCTGATTATGATTTGCGGGGAGTGCATATTTTACGGCTTCCAGATGTGATTGGATTGATTACTGGGGAGGAAACAGTTGAATGTTCGCAAATTCAGAATGATTTACAATTGGATTTAGTAACTCATGATATCAAGAAGTTTTTCGGGTTATTACTTAAGAAAAATGGTTATGTTTTAGAGCAACTTTACTCGCCGTTAATTGTTTATACTACGCCAGAGCATGAAGAGTTAAAGCAAATTGCTCAAGGTTGTATTACCCGCTTTCATGTTCATCATTATCAAGGTTTTGCTCAAACGCAGTGGCGATTATTCCAAAAAGAGCAACCACCACGAGTGAAGCCATTGCTTTATGTTTATCGAGTTTTATTAACGGGAATCTACCTAATGCAAACGGGAGAAGTTCAAGCGAATTTGGTAACTTTAAATCAGCATTTCCAGTTACCACAAATTCCCGATTTGATTGCTTGTAAATTAGCTGGTGTAGAGAAGTCTGCTCTCACGGACAGTGATTTGGCTTTTCATCAACAAGAGTATCAGCGGTTGTTTCAGGAATTAGAAGAGGCGAGTAACAACAGCTATTTACCTGATACACCTTCTGCAAAAGATGCTTTGCATGACTTATTGGTAAGAGTACGGTTAGCGAAAGAGATTCCATCAGGTGAACAGAGAAATTGA
- a CDS encoding tRNA(His) guanylyltransferase Thg1 family protein, protein MDNQSFENRMRELEYFHNLRLLPGAWVVVRVDSRSFSRFTETRFEKPFDLQFHQIMVQTAQALLEEMQGVYAYTESDEISVLFPPDWDFFGRSLEKVVSISASISSATMTHEIGIFVCFDSRVWLGVNAVQVTDYFSWRQADATRCALNGWCYWTMRKLGLSASQATAELDHQSVAFKNEFLFQNGINFNDLPTWQRRGTGLYWENYIKEGYNPINQQTVTTQRRRIKVDRELPMKEEYREFIAQFL, encoded by the coding sequence ATGGATAATCAAAGTTTTGAAAATCGAATGCGCGAGTTGGAGTATTTTCACAATTTGCGCCTTTTACCTGGAGCATGGGTGGTGGTAAGAGTAGATAGTCGCAGTTTTTCTCGATTTACAGAAACTCGTTTTGAAAAACCGTTTGACCTTCAATTTCACCAAATAATGGTGCAAACAGCACAAGCATTACTTGAAGAAATGCAAGGAGTTTATGCTTATACCGAAAGCGACGAAATCTCGGTGTTGTTTCCTCCAGATTGGGACTTTTTTGGTCGGAGTTTAGAAAAAGTTGTCTCGATTTCTGCGAGTATTTCTAGTGCAACTATGACTCATGAAATTGGCATTTTTGTTTGTTTTGATAGCCGAGTTTGGTTAGGTGTAAATGCCGTTCAAGTTACTGATTATTTTAGCTGGCGACAAGCTGATGCTACTCGCTGTGCTTTGAATGGTTGGTGTTATTGGACAATGCGAAAACTTGGGTTAAGTGCATCTCAAGCAACCGCAGAATTAGACCATCAATCGGTAGCATTTAAGAATGAGTTCTTATTTCAAAATGGAATTAATTTTAATGATTTACCAACTTGGCAAAGGCGAGGAACTGGTTTGTATTGGGAAAATTATATTAAAGAAGGTTATAACCCAATTAATCAACAAACAGTTACCACCCAACGTCGGCGGATTAAAGTCGATCGCGAGTTGCCGATGAAAGAAGAATATCGGGAATTTATTGCTCAATTCCTTTAA
- the nthB gene encoding nitrile hydratase subunit beta, producing the protein MKLQHYLGGLEGIDSEPLNFEKRVFVEPWETRIFGIHVAMMGLSKHLNQALPQYPIENVPTKFNNTWTWADLRKGAEAMNPFDYFRFRYYEKWLGGISSFFVQSGYITQEELDARTATYLEKTDAPLPSMSEPAIDDQVIDYLHRGDPAIREVDRQPKFNVGQKVLVKDVPTTEHTRLPGYLRNKTGIVDEVYQGAYAYLCSTGADGLGEPMYVYSVKFDPKDIWSDIAQSNSWVYADLFEVYVEAAE; encoded by the coding sequence ATGAAATTACAGCATTACTTAGGTGGGCTAGAAGGCATAGATTCAGAACCCCTGAATTTTGAGAAACGGGTATTTGTCGAACCTTGGGAAACCCGGATTTTCGGCATTCATGTAGCGATGATGGGTTTGAGCAAACACCTGAACCAAGCTTTGCCACAATATCCGATCGAAAACGTACCAACAAAATTTAACAACACTTGGACTTGGGCAGACCTCCGCAAAGGTGCAGAAGCAATGAACCCGTTTGACTACTTTCGGTTTCGCTACTATGAAAAGTGGTTGGGCGGTATTTCCAGCTTTTTTGTGCAATCAGGCTACATCACGCAGGAAGAACTGGATGCGCGAACAGCAACCTATCTAGAAAAGACAGATGCTCCCTTACCAAGTATGTCTGAACCTGCTATCGATGACCAAGTTATCGATTATCTACATCGTGGCGATCCTGCCATTCGAGAAGTCGATCGTCAACCCAAATTTAATGTAGGTCAAAAAGTTTTGGTAAAGGATGTCCCAACTACAGAACATACTCGCCTACCTGGATATCTACGCAATAAAACTGGCATTGTCGATGAAGTTTATCAAGGTGCTTATGCCTATCTTTGTTCTACCGGAGCAGATGGACTAGGAGAACCAATGTATGTGTACAGCGTCAAGTTTGACCCGAAAGATATTTGGAGTGATATAGCCCAAAGCAATTCTTGGGTTTATGCTGACCTATTTGAAGTGTACGTTGAAGCCGCTGAATAA
- a CDS encoding CobW family GTP-binding protein: MPKRASNSIPVTILTGYLGAGKTTLLNRILTNQHGKRVAVIVNEFGEIGIDSQLVINADEEILEMNNGCICCTVRGDLIRIFSDLMLKREKFDYLVIETTGLADPAPVIGSFFMDDVMRQQTQLDAVVTVVDALHIWEHWDAQEAQEQIAFADVILLNKIDLVSSEQLDELEQRIRSMTAFAKIYRTQNCDINIDAVLGIKAFDLKQLLSIDPEFLQEDTHEHDESVYSVSIAQPGIVSGDKLNSWLNQLIQLKGTDIFRMKGILDVDAQERRFVFQGVHMILDGRPGRPWQPGEKRRNEIVFIGRNLDAAQLKQEFRACLVEM, translated from the coding sequence ATGCCCAAACGAGCATCTAATTCCATCCCCGTAACAATTCTCACAGGCTATTTAGGGGCAGGTAAAACTACCCTGCTCAACCGAATTCTGACCAATCAACATGGCAAAAGAGTCGCGGTAATTGTGAATGAATTTGGGGAAATTGGCATTGACTCTCAGCTGGTGATTAACGCCGATGAAGAAATCTTAGAAATGAATAACGGTTGCATCTGCTGTACAGTACGTGGCGATTTAATTCGTATTTTTAGCGACTTGATGCTCAAGCGGGAAAAATTCGATTATTTGGTAATCGAAACAACTGGATTGGCAGATCCGGCTCCTGTAATTGGGTCTTTTTTTATGGATGACGTGATGCGTCAGCAAACCCAATTAGATGCAGTAGTAACAGTTGTGGATGCCTTGCACATTTGGGAACATTGGGATGCTCAAGAAGCGCAGGAACAAATTGCCTTTGCTGATGTAATTTTACTCAACAAAATTGATCTCGTTTCCTCTGAGCAGTTAGATGAACTAGAACAACGCATTCGCAGCATGACAGCATTTGCTAAAATTTATCGGACTCAGAATTGTGACATTAATATAGATGCTGTATTAGGAATTAAAGCATTTGACTTGAAGCAATTATTGAGCATTGACCCAGAATTTCTTCAAGAAGATACTCACGAGCATGACGAATCTGTTTACTCAGTATCGATCGCTCAACCAGGCATAGTCAGTGGTGACAAACTAAACAGTTGGTTAAATCAATTAATTCAACTTAAAGGAACCGATATTTTCAGGATGAAAGGCATTTTGGATGTCGATGCACAAGAAAGGCGGTTTGTCTTTCAAGGTGTTCACATGATACTCGATGGCAGGCCGGGTCGTCCTTGGCAACCTGGAGAGAAACGGAGAAATGAAATAGTATTTATCGGGCGTAACTTAGATGCCGCTCAACTCAAACAAGAATTTAGAGCTTGCTTAGTTGAAATGTAA
- a CDS encoding nitrile hydratase accessory protein codes for MQLRFEHFAVTSMMGSETSPPRDYGTLKFERFWEERAFGIALALSKKGHYEWEDFRQELIAAIAQWEATHCKDDPSWDYYQRWLQALEQLVFESNLIDADEWEKRTVELMKQE; via the coding sequence GTGCAACTTCGATTTGAACATTTTGCAGTCACTTCCATGATGGGTAGCGAAACTTCTCCCCCTCGCGATTATGGAACATTGAAATTTGAGCGATTTTGGGAAGAACGCGCCTTTGGGATTGCCCTTGCCTTGTCTAAGAAGGGACATTATGAATGGGAAGACTTTCGCCAAGAGTTAATCGCTGCGATCGCTCAATGGGAAGCAACTCATTGTAAAGACGATCCGAGTTGGGACTATTATCAACGATGGCTTCAAGCTTTGGAGCAATTAGTTTTTGAGTCTAATTTGATTGATGCAGATGAATGGGAAAAACGCACAGTTGAATTGATGAAACAGGAGTAA